Proteins encoded by one window of Agrobacterium vitis:
- a CDS encoding carbohydrate ABC transporter permease — MFPTPIQKASPIVRFGYNLVLPVALVLWLLPLLGVALTSVRPAGDLAAGNYFGIPSGFAGVENYSAVFQNSPLGWYILNSFKITIPTVIGAVALSCLTGFALATYKFKGNIVLFCLFVAGNFIPFQILMVPVRDMTLKMGLYDTVTGLVLFHVAFQTGFCTLFMRNFIKGLPFALIESARVEGVSEWRIFRYIVLPLMRPAIAALSVLVFTFVWNDYFWATVLVQSQAAMPVTAGLYSLNGQWVAAWNLVSAGSIVAALPPVAMFFLMQRHFIAGLTLGATKG; from the coding sequence ATGTTTCCGACCCCGATCCAGAAGGCCTCGCCGATTGTCCGGTTCGGCTATAATCTCGTTCTGCCTGTCGCGCTGGTTCTCTGGCTGTTGCCCTTGCTGGGCGTGGCGCTGACCTCCGTGCGTCCTGCGGGCGATCTGGCCGCTGGCAATTATTTCGGCATTCCCTCCGGCTTTGCCGGCGTCGAAAACTATTCCGCGGTGTTTCAGAATTCACCGCTGGGCTGGTACATCCTCAATTCCTTCAAGATCACCATTCCAACCGTGATCGGTGCGGTCGCGCTCTCCTGCCTGACCGGGTTTGCACTGGCGACCTATAAGTTCAAGGGCAATATCGTTCTGTTCTGCCTGTTCGTTGCCGGTAATTTCATTCCCTTCCAGATCCTCATGGTGCCGGTGCGCGACATGACGCTGAAAATGGGGCTGTATGATACAGTCACCGGCTTGGTGCTGTTTCATGTCGCCTTCCAGACCGGCTTTTGCACGCTGTTCATGCGCAACTTCATCAAGGGCCTGCCGTTTGCGCTGATCGAATCGGCGCGGGTCGAGGGCGTGTCGGAATGGCGGATCTTTCGCTATATCGTGCTGCCGCTGATGCGGCCCGCCATTGCGGCGCTGTCGGTGCTGGTCTTCACCTTTGTCTGGAACGACTATTTCTGGGCCACGGTTCTGGTGCAGAGCCAGGCCGCCATGCCTGTCACGGCGGGGCTTTATTCGCTGAACGGCCAATGGGTCGCCGCCTGGAACCTGGTTTCCGCCGGATCGATCGTCGCGGCTTTGCCACCGGTCGCCATGTTTTTCCTGATGCAGCGGCATTTCATCGCCGGGCTGACACTTGGAGCAACCAAGGGATGA
- a CDS encoding ABC transporter ATP-binding protein, with the protein MADVSLRGVKKQFGALSVIKGVDLDVKDGEFCVFVGPSGCGKSTLLRMIAGLEEITSGGLTIGGKDMTRIGPSERGVAMVFQSYALYPHMTVRDNIGFGLKMTGHPKPMIEARTKKAAELLQLDALMERKPGQLSGGQRQRVAIGRAIVREPEVFLFDEPLSNLDAALRVQMRTELSKLHQDLKATMIYVTHDQVEAMTMADKIVVLSAGLIEQVGTPLELYHRPNNLFVAGFIGSPKMNVLPVTVAPADGGKVVVTLADGAAITLDAQGKAISPGKMTLGIRPEHIDATGKGDLVLSRPVRLAEYLGSETLFFVTLADGTELSVKADGLATAKPGETLSIGIPAAACHLFDSSGKAVINGDLTR; encoded by the coding sequence ATGGCTGATGTAAGCCTGCGGGGCGTCAAGAAACAATTCGGCGCGCTGAGCGTCATCAAGGGCGTCGATCTCGACGTCAAGGACGGCGAGTTCTGCGTGTTCGTCGGCCCGTCCGGCTGCGGCAAGTCCACCCTGCTGCGGATGATTGCCGGGCTGGAGGAGATCACCTCCGGTGGGCTGACGATTGGCGGCAAGGATATGACCCGGATCGGCCCGTCTGAGCGCGGTGTTGCCATGGTTTTCCAGTCCTATGCGCTTTACCCGCATATGACGGTGCGCGACAATATCGGCTTTGGCCTGAAGATGACCGGCCATCCCAAGCCGATGATTGAGGCACGGACCAAAAAGGCCGCCGAGCTGCTGCAACTGGATGCGCTGATGGAGCGCAAGCCGGGTCAATTATCTGGTGGCCAGCGCCAGCGTGTCGCCATTGGCCGCGCCATCGTGCGTGAACCGGAAGTCTTCCTGTTCGATGAGCCGCTGTCCAATCTGGATGCCGCCCTTCGGGTGCAGATGCGCACCGAATTGTCCAAGTTGCATCAGGATCTGAAGGCGACGATGATCTACGTCACCCATGACCAGGTGGAAGCCATGACCATGGCCGACAAGATCGTCGTGCTATCGGCTGGCCTGATCGAGCAGGTCGGCACACCGCTGGAGCTTTATCATCGCCCCAATAACCTGTTTGTCGCAGGCTTTATCGGCTCACCAAAGATGAATGTCCTGCCCGTGACCGTCGCGCCTGCGGACGGTGGCAAAGTGGTGGTGACGCTGGCCGATGGCGCGGCGATCACGCTTGATGCGCAGGGCAAGGCAATCAGCCCGGGCAAGATGACGCTTGGCATTCGCCCCGAGCATATCGATGCGACGGGCAAGGGTGATCTCGTTTTGTCGCGGCCGGTGCGGTTGGCCGAATATCTCGGCTCCGAAACCCTGTTTTTCGTCACTCTGGCCGATGGCACCGAACTATCCGTCAAGGCGGACGGCTTGGCGACGGCCAAGCCGGGCGAAACCCTGTCTATCGGCATTCCCGCCGCTGCCTGCCACCTGTTCGATTCCTCGGGCAAGGCTGTGATCAACGGGGACCTGACACGATAA
- a CDS encoding ABC transporter substrate-binding protein, translating into MICFKMMPSLALGYALTMSTAFAGQIVLNSDQSDPTPKKAMEELLKDFQAANPDVTVKWNNFDHEGYKSAIRNFLTADAPDVVSWYSGNRMAPFVKAGLFEDVSDIWAKDDLNNQLKSATKSMEIDGKKWGIPYSTYQWGIYYRKDIFAAQGITPPKTWAELLAACEKLKKAGITPFTIGTKALWPTAGWFDYLDLRVNGYEFHMDLTAGKVPYTDPRVKAVFEKWAELIKPGYFIANHAALDWQDAMPQFVQGKAAMYLMGNFAVAPMKDGGLKEEQIGFLQFPEITPGLPRAEDAPTESFHIPSGAKNKTDARKFLAYLAKPETQTKMNATLGQLPINNKSEKSSDPFLSAGFDMLSSAYALAQFYDRDAPADMAKAGMEGFQEFMVKPDKVDAILARLDKVRARVYK; encoded by the coding sequence ATGATTTGTTTTAAAATGATGCCAAGCTTGGCGCTTGGCTACGCATTGACCATGTCAACGGCCTTTGCTGGTCAGATTGTGCTCAATTCCGATCAGTCGGACCCGACGCCGAAAAAGGCGATGGAAGAGCTGCTGAAGGATTTCCAGGCCGCCAATCCCGACGTGACCGTCAAATGGAATAATTTCGACCACGAGGGCTATAAATCCGCGATCCGCAACTTTCTGACGGCCGATGCGCCGGATGTGGTGTCCTGGTATTCTGGCAACCGCATGGCGCCCTTCGTCAAGGCTGGCCTGTTCGAGGATGTCAGCGATATCTGGGCCAAGGACGATCTCAACAATCAGTTGAAATCCGCCACCAAGTCGATGGAAATCGATGGCAAGAAATGGGGCATTCCCTATTCCACCTATCAATGGGGTATTTATTACCGCAAGGATATCTTCGCCGCTCAAGGCATTACGCCGCCCAAGACCTGGGCCGAGTTGCTGGCGGCCTGCGAAAAGCTGAAAAAGGCCGGCATTACGCCCTTTACCATTGGCACCAAGGCGCTATGGCCGACAGCAGGCTGGTTCGACTATCTCGACCTGCGCGTCAATGGCTATGAATTCCACATGGACCTGACCGCCGGAAAGGTGCCTTACACCGATCCGCGCGTCAAAGCGGTGTTTGAGAAATGGGCCGAATTGATCAAGCCCGGCTATTTCATTGCCAACCATGCCGCGCTCGACTGGCAGGATGCCATGCCGCAATTCGTGCAGGGCAAGGCGGCCATGTATTTGATGGGTAACTTTGCCGTTGCCCCGATGAAGGATGGCGGGTTGAAGGAAGAGCAGATCGGCTTCCTGCAATTCCCGGAAATCACCCCCGGCCTGCCGCGGGCGGAAGATGCGCCGACCGAATCCTTCCACATCCCCTCGGGCGCCAAGAACAAGACGGATGCGCGCAAGTTCCTGGCTTACCTCGCAAAGCCGGAAACTCAGACCAAGATGAACGCCACCCTTGGTCAGCTGCCGATCAACAACAAGTCGGAAAAATCCAGCGATCCGTTCCTGAGCGCTGGTTTCGACATGCTGTCGAGTGCTTATGCGCTGGCGCAATTCTATGACCGTGACGCGCCCGCCGATATGGCCAAGGCCGGCATGGAAGGCTTCCAGGAATTCATGGTCAAGCCTGACAAGGTCGATGCCATCCTGGCCCGCCTCGATAAGGTGCGCGCCCGCGTTTATAAATAA
- a CDS encoding carbohydrate ABC transporter permease, which yields MSTAAPVSSGFWKRHQQRIAPWLFLAPGLVMFVIYVVLPIFQSVWISFHDWDGIGEKVWIGLGNYQELLGDEAFYVSLENNLIWLVLYLLAIPGGLAVALFLNQTVTGIRLYKSLFFFPFVISQVVVGLMFTWFYAPNFGLFSVLIKHLTGLDFAVLADERFVTYGIIVAGLWPQTAYCMILYLTGLNNINPEQVEAARMDGAKGWSLLKNIILPQLAPATFIAMVVTVIGALRSFDLVSIMTAGGPYGSSRVLSYYMYEEALSEYGFRMGYGAAIAVVLFLIMMVFITLFVVRMIGQERNT from the coding sequence GTGAGCACTGCTGCTCCTGTTTCATCCGGATTCTGGAAGCGTCACCAGCAACGCATTGCCCCCTGGCTGTTTCTGGCGCCCGGTCTGGTGATGTTTGTCATCTATGTCGTATTGCCGATTTTCCAGTCTGTCTGGATCAGCTTTCACGATTGGGACGGTATCGGCGAAAAAGTCTGGATCGGGCTTGGAAACTATCAGGAATTGCTCGGCGACGAGGCCTTTTACGTCTCCCTGGAAAACAACCTGATCTGGCTGGTGCTCTACCTTCTGGCCATTCCCGGCGGATTGGCGGTGGCGCTGTTTCTCAACCAGACGGTTACCGGTATTCGACTTTATAAGTCGTTGTTTTTCTTCCCCTTCGTCATCAGCCAGGTCGTGGTCGGCCTGATGTTCACCTGGTTCTATGCGCCGAATTTCGGGCTGTTTTCCGTGCTGATCAAGCATCTGACCGGGCTGGATTTCGCGGTTCTGGCCGATGAGCGGTTCGTCACTTATGGCATTATCGTCGCTGGCCTTTGGCCGCAGACCGCCTATTGCATGATCCTCTATCTGACCGGTCTCAACAACATCAATCCAGAGCAGGTGGAAGCCGCCCGCATGGATGGCGCCAAGGGCTGGTCGCTGCTCAAAAACATCATCCTGCCGCAACTGGCACCCGCCACCTTCATTGCCATGGTGGTGACGGTGATTGGCGCGCTGCGCTCCTTTGACCTCGTGTCGATCATGACGGCTGGCGGCCCCTATGGTTCTAGCCGGGTGCTATCCTATTACATGTATGAGGAAGCGCTGTCGGAATACGGGTTCCGCATGGGCTATGGCGCGGCCATCGCCGTCGTCCTGTTCCTGATCATGATGGTGTTCATCACGCTGTTCGTCGTGCGGATGATCGGCCAGGAAAGGAATACCTGA
- a CDS encoding sigma-70 family RNA polymerase sigma factor yields the protein MIANISQSTCDEQIKTALMNKSKLLGAARRITGCASLAEDIVQEVLLQLVAKPLPPDIAVPASYMMRMVRNLATDHMRRLRYERGLFAVEEEGDNTSDYGSPEEHLREVEAYQAFCCTMEAMPARTRKFYEDHFFEGVPQNIIARQAGVSCALVCGLLRDAHAQCLAAICPDGVECRASSRKGKRDTLPTPPLNKEVHPLYCNRSAA from the coding sequence ATGATAGCCAATATTTCGCAATCGACATGTGACGAACAGATAAAAACTGCCCTGATGAACAAGTCGAAACTCCTGGGGGCCGCGCGGCGGATTACCGGGTGTGCCTCCTTGGCGGAAGACATCGTTCAGGAAGTGCTTTTGCAACTTGTCGCAAAGCCATTGCCGCCGGATATTGCGGTCCCTGCATCCTATATGATGCGGATGGTGCGCAATCTCGCCACCGATCATATGCGTAGACTACGCTATGAGCGAGGCCTGTTTGCCGTTGAGGAAGAGGGTGACAACACTTCTGATTACGGCAGCCCTGAAGAGCATTTGCGCGAGGTGGAAGCCTATCAGGCCTTCTGCTGCACCATGGAGGCTATGCCAGCCCGAACCCGCAAATTCTACGAGGACCATTTTTTCGAAGGGGTGCCACAAAATATCATCGCCAGGCAGGCGGGTGTCTCCTGCGCTTTGGTTTGCGGGTTGCTGCGTGATGCCCATGCGCAATGCCTGGCTGCCATCTGCCCGGATGGGGTGGAATGCCGGGCCTCGAGCCGCAAAGGTAAACGCGATACGTTGCCGACGCCCCCACTAAACAAGGAGGTGCACCCGCTCTATTGCAATCGTTCGGCGGCTTGA
- a CDS encoding alpha-galactosidase: MNDIVKIGANGLVLSLRMPEIGMPEIIGFGQTSVSGSALSEVERSSRINGMDDAVPSAVLLPVGGMGFFGWPAIAGHRSGHDFILQFADWTVEKTGRITLLCAQDAVAGMAITLRFETFPSGVIGVSTDIKNIGSEDYILDRCMAASFPIEGGQVDVVSFTGMWGREFQIRRERLGTGLWAQESRRGRTSHDRFPMLTIEGEAQSFGVALGWSGNHQIVIDRLDDGRRLVHLGEVFEPGETILAPGESYRSPVAYAGADRAAFHAFVRDDLMHWPDGAMSPRPVTLNTWEGNYFDHQMQSLKAQGTSAAELGIERFVLDDGWFGKRDDDTTSLGDWDIDARKYPEGLSPLVDHVTGLGMQFGIWFEPEMINPVSALYDLHPDWVLQVKGRPLLTSRNQLVLDLTRPEVSDYLFEKIDAVLANHAVSYIKWDMNRDLTHAGGRDGRAKISTQTRAVYTLMDRVRAAHPQVEIESCASGGGRIDYGALARTHRVWTSDCTDALERLEIQRGASVFVPPEVLGSHISASPNHQTERRHTLAFRALVAMAYHLGVELNPLELEGEERAELKNWIAIHKRLRPLLHAPGANFSKEPRDGRYVWGAADSKRIAVFVAQGPQMVGEQPEPLTLPDGVTCIGGRWRVAATHPALPNFIRISEGQKRLLAGKVTFDLADLKLGGLPLPMLRPESAMLLELEPVEGGDHHG; this comes from the coding sequence ATGAATGATATTGTAAAGATTGGCGCGAACGGGCTTGTTTTGAGCCTGCGGATGCCGGAAATCGGCATGCCTGAAATTATCGGCTTTGGCCAGACATCCGTTTCCGGCTCGGCTTTGTCCGAGGTCGAGCGCTCCAGCCGCATCAACGGCATGGATGATGCGGTGCCTTCCGCGGTGCTGTTGCCGGTGGGCGGCATGGGGTTTTTCGGCTGGCCTGCCATTGCCGGTCATCGATCCGGCCACGATTTCATCCTGCAATTTGCCGATTGGACGGTGGAAAAGACCGGGCGGATCACGCTGCTTTGCGCTCAGGATGCTGTGGCGGGCATGGCGATCACGTTGCGTTTCGAAACCTTCCCGTCTGGCGTGATCGGCGTCTCCACCGACATCAAGAATATCGGCAGTGAGGATTACATCCTGGACCGCTGCATGGCAGCGAGCTTTCCGATAGAAGGCGGGCAGGTCGATGTGGTCAGCTTTACCGGCATGTGGGGCCGCGAATTCCAGATCCGGCGCGAGAGGTTGGGAACGGGCCTTTGGGCGCAGGAAAGCCGCCGGGGCCGCACCTCCCATGACCGCTTTCCGATGCTGACAATCGAAGGCGAGGCGCAGAGCTTCGGCGTGGCGCTGGGTTGGAGCGGCAACCACCAGATCGTCATTGATCGGCTGGACGATGGCCGCCGCCTTGTGCATCTCGGCGAAGTCTTCGAGCCGGGCGAAACGATCCTTGCGCCGGGCGAGAGCTATCGCAGTCCGGTGGCCTATGCCGGTGCGGATCGGGCGGCGTTCCATGCCTTTGTCCGCGATGATCTCATGCATTGGCCTGATGGTGCGATGTCGCCGCGTCCGGTGACCTTGAATACCTGGGAGGGCAATTACTTTGACCACCAGATGCAATCGCTGAAGGCGCAGGGGACATCCGCCGCCGAACTTGGCATCGAGCGTTTCGTGCTGGATGACGGCTGGTTTGGCAAGCGTGACGACGACACGACCAGCCTTGGCGATTGGGACATCGACGCCCGCAAATATCCCGAGGGTCTGTCGCCGCTGGTCGATCACGTCACCGGCCTTGGCATGCAGTTCGGCATCTGGTTCGAGCCGGAAATGATCAACCCGGTCTCCGCCCTCTATGATTTGCATCCCGACTGGGTCTTGCAGGTCAAGGGCCGCCCTTTGCTGACATCCCGCAACCAGCTGGTGCTGGATCTGACGCGGCCAGAGGTGAGCGATTATCTGTTTGAGAAGATCGACGCGGTGCTGGCCAATCATGCTGTCTCCTATATCAAATGGGACATGAACCGCGACCTGACCCATGCGGGTGGACGCGACGGGCGGGCGAAAATTTCCACCCAGACCCGCGCCGTCTACACATTGATGGACCGGGTGCGGGCAGCCCATCCGCAGGTGGAGATCGAAAGCTGTGCCTCCGGCGGTGGCCGGATCGATTACGGTGCGCTTGCCCGCACCCACCGGGTTTGGACCTCCGATTGCACCGATGCGCTGGAGCGGCTGGAAATCCAGCGTGGTGCCTCGGTTTTCGTGCCACCGGAAGTGCTTGGCAGCCATATTTCAGCCTCGCCAAACCACCAGACGGAGCGTCGTCACACGCTGGCCTTCCGGGCGCTGGTGGCAATGGCCTATCACCTTGGCGTCGAGTTGAACCCGCTGGAACTGGAAGGCGAGGAACGCGCTGAGCTGAAAAACTGGATTGCCATCCACAAGCGGCTGCGGCCCCTGCTGCATGCGCCAGGCGCCAATTTCTCCAAGGAGCCGCGTGACGGACGGTATGTCTGGGGTGCGGCGGACAGCAAGCGCATCGCCGTCTTCGTTGCCCAAGGCCCGCAAATGGTGGGCGAACAGCCGGAGCCGCTGACCCTGCCTGATGGTGTGACCTGCATCGGCGGACGTTGGAGGGTTGCGGCCACGCATCCGGCCTTACCGAATTTCATTCGTATATCCGAAGGGCAGAAGCGCCTGTTGGCTGGCAAGGTCACGTTTGACCTTGCCGATCTCAAGCTTGGCGGCTTGCCGCTGCCGATGCTGCGGCCAGAGAGCGCGATGCTGCTGGAACTGGAACCTGTTGAGGGAGGAGACCACCATGGCTGA
- a CDS encoding helix-turn-helix domain-containing protein — MARRPPLINRLGATPVHPERDPAHPLVVFGDNSFCAGELMDVQKMAGPHMHSQIELNFVLEGAMTYWFDGRELTISEGRLCLFWGMIPHQVIDRREGTRFICLYVPMSVFLGLASLSQFRDSVFRGAVIEALHLRAWDREIFLRWRDELLGGDEGDIEIVRSELTARLMRIERDGWRDLREQGSALASLGQRDAGWMLHVEKMLRFIGEHAPDTISAEDVGRAAGLHPNYAMSLFKRAVGTTINQAIIRHRLDTAQSLLISSDMPITEVAYESGFGSLSTFYEAFQRRFMEKPVQYRRRMRAKGTAAQEIA; from the coding sequence ATGGCTCGACGTCCTCCCTTGATCAACAGACTTGGTGCAACACCTGTACACCCCGAGCGCGATCCGGCCCACCCCTTGGTTGTATTCGGCGATAACAGCTTCTGCGCGGGGGAATTGATGGACGTCCAGAAGATGGCTGGGCCGCATATGCACAGCCAGATCGAGCTGAACTTCGTTCTGGAAGGCGCGATGACCTATTGGTTCGACGGACGGGAGCTGACGATTTCGGAAGGCAGGCTCTGCCTGTTCTGGGGGATGATCCCCCATCAGGTCATCGACCGGCGGGAAGGCACTCGCTTCATCTGTCTTTATGTGCCGATGTCGGTGTTTCTGGGATTGGCCAGCCTGAGCCAGTTTCGCGATTCGGTGTTTCGGGGTGCGGTCATCGAGGCTTTGCACCTGCGGGCTTGGGACCGGGAAATCTTTCTGCGCTGGCGTGATGAATTGCTGGGCGGGGATGAAGGCGATATCGAGATCGTCCGCTCCGAACTGACCGCCCGCCTGATGCGCATCGAGCGCGACGGCTGGCGCGACCTGCGCGAACAAGGATCGGCGCTGGCAAGCCTTGGCCAGCGCGATGCGGGCTGGATGCTGCATGTGGAAAAAATGCTGCGCTTCATCGGCGAACACGCACCCGACACGATTTCTGCCGAGGATGTCGGGCGCGCCGCCGGTCTGCATCCCAACTATGCCATGAGCCTGTTCAAGCGTGCGGTGGGCACCACCATCAACCAGGCGATCATCCGCCACCGGCTGGATACGGCCCAATCGCTGCTGATTTCCTCCGACATGCCAATTACCGAAGTGGCCTACGAATCCGGTTTCGGCTCGCTCTCGACCTTTTACGAGGCATTCCAGCGCCGTTTCATGGAAAAACCGGTCCAATATCGCCGCCGGATGCGGGCAAAAGGCACGGCGGCGCAGGAAATCGCATAA
- the fhuF gene encoding siderophore-iron reductase FhuF — protein MGSTIQMSRPSVRGVLPPIDDDWSPDMPGDDRFAFCRGKLLLEVPDDAEIIPCTSLADPDVFADIIARYTSKFPDADRRAVISMWTLYYFSILTITPTVHRLVHRRQLSLGLSQLSLVCDPKTAEPKAFVLSGPGRPAGQDAAINDLHAILRDHAAPLITLIAGHCGVAPKLMWNNVAVYLNWIIKEIGNQAGPHLMEEAIEIISGQHWPDGSRNPLFGMIKLARRQCGMDHFQRKVCCLRYNLPGVPGCGDLCPLPDGRR, from the coding sequence ATGGGATCAACGATCCAGATGTCCAGGCCGTCGGTGCGTGGCGTTCTGCCCCCCATCGACGATGACTGGTCGCCCGACATGCCGGGCGATGACCGCTTTGCCTTTTGCCGGGGCAAGCTGCTGCTGGAGGTGCCTGACGATGCCGAGATTATCCCTTGCACCTCGCTTGCCGACCCGGATGTCTTTGCCGATATCATAGCCCGCTACACGTCCAAGTTTCCCGACGCTGATCGGCGTGCGGTTATTTCGATGTGGACGCTCTATTATTTCAGCATATTGACGATTACGCCCACGGTGCACCGTCTGGTGCATCGGCGGCAATTATCACTCGGGCTTTCCCAGCTCTCATTGGTCTGTGATCCAAAAACAGCCGAACCAAAAGCGTTCGTGCTTTCAGGCCCAGGCCGCCCCGCTGGCCAGGACGCCGCGATAAACGATCTCCACGCGATCTTACGCGACCACGCCGCGCCGCTGATTACACTGATTGCCGGGCATTGCGGCGTTGCGCCAAAACTAATGTGGAACAATGTCGCCGTCTATCTCAATTGGATCATCAAGGAAATCGGCAATCAGGCAGGTCCGCACCTGATGGAAGAGGCCATCGAGATCATCTCGGGCCAGCATTGGCCGGATGGCAGTCGCAACCCGCTGTTTGGCATGATCAAACTGGCCCGCCGCCAATGCGGCATGGACCATTTTCAACGCAAGGTCTGCTGCCTGCGCTATAACCTGCCGGGCGTTCCCGGATGTGGCGACCTCTGCCCCCTGCCTGATGGCCGTCGCTAG
- a CDS encoding lysine N(6)-hydroxylase/L-ornithine N(5)-oxygenase family protein codes for MTSHVLDLAGAGIGPFNLSLAAQLDSIPAVTAQFFDSRPAFSWHPGMMLPGADMQTSFLKDLVTGTNPTSPWSFLSYLVRHKRFYQFLNAEYEAVPRKEFADYLGWVARGLPSLSFGQTVRQVDAADRLLSIDVDGTRVLARTLAVGIGKKPSLPDWAEGLPKSMIFHSSEATARLGDIKARRVAVIGGGQSGAEIVDALLDLKSVASIHWISRRPNFEPLDATPFTNELFTPAYMDRFHGLAEDLRITHTRRQLLASDGVSPSTLKKLYRRLYERQLETAGMDDGMMLRPHRDVIAAKRNGATIELTMRNGFDDAIETVEVDMIVAATGYRFELPEFLRSFEGRIEYNSLGEPVLNRDFSLKWDGPEENRIFVLNAGRHSHGIAEPQLSLAAWRSAVIVNAMLGHDYFDLSQPQPLVQWESQGRVSEMSSHMGEAAE; via the coding sequence ATGACATCCCACGTGCTCGATCTGGCGGGAGCCGGTATTGGTCCGTTCAATCTCAGCCTTGCCGCGCAGCTGGATTCGATCCCGGCGGTTACGGCGCAATTTTTTGACAGCCGCCCGGCGTTTTCCTGGCATCCGGGCATGATGCTGCCAGGTGCGGATATGCAGACCTCATTCCTGAAAGATCTGGTGACAGGGACCAATCCGACCAGCCCCTGGAGTTTCCTGTCCTACCTGGTGCGCCACAAGCGTTTCTACCAGTTTTTGAATGCTGAATATGAGGCGGTGCCGCGCAAGGAATTTGCCGATTATCTCGGCTGGGTGGCCCGTGGCCTGCCATCGCTGTCCTTTGGTCAAACGGTGCGCCAGGTCGATGCGGCGGATCGGCTGTTGTCCATTGATGTGGATGGCACCCGCGTTCTGGCCCGCACCCTGGCGGTTGGCATCGGCAAGAAACCATCCCTGCCGGATTGGGCCGAAGGCCTGCCGAAATCGATGATCTTCCACAGCAGCGAAGCGACCGCGCGGCTTGGTGATATCAAGGCACGCAGGGTGGCCGTGATTGGCGGCGGTCAGAGTGGCGCCGAGATCGTCGATGCACTGCTCGACCTGAAAAGCGTGGCTTCGATCCACTGGATCAGCCGCAGGCCGAATTTCGAGCCGCTCGATGCGACGCCCTTCACCAATGAACTGTTCACCCCGGCCTATATGGATCGTTTCCATGGTCTGGCCGAGGACCTGCGCATCACCCATACCCGCCGCCAGCTTCTGGCCAGTGACGGTGTTTCGCCTTCGACCCTGAAGAAGCTCTATCGCCGACTGTATGAGCGGCAACTGGAAACAGCAGGCATGGATGACGGCATGATGTTGCGTCCGCACCGCGACGTCATCGCCGCCAAGCGCAATGGGGCGACAATCGAACTCACCATGCGCAATGGTTTTGACGACGCAATCGAGACGGTTGAGGTTGATATGATTGTCGCTGCCACCGGCTATCGCTTCGAATTGCCGGAATTCCTGCGCTCGTTTGAAGGCCGGATCGAGTACAACAGCCTTGGGGAACCTGTGCTCAATCGTGATTTTTCGCTCAAGTGGGATGGACCGGAGGAAAACCGGATTTTCGTGCTGAATGCCGGGCGTCATAGCCACGGAATTGCCGAGCCTCAGCTCAGTCTGGCGGCCTGGAGAAGTGCCGTTATCGTCAATGCCATGCTTGGCCATGACTATTTCGATCTGTCGCAGCCGCAACCACTGGTGCAATGGGAAAGCCAGGGAAGGGTGTCCGAAATGTCTTCCCATATGGGAGAGGCGGCAGAATAA
- a CDS encoding GNAT family N-acetyltransferase codes for MSELSDWFTEPAVIDACAAAAETLAMFGCLDGDTVAGFVMLKPHLPDAVEIVAIGTRRAYHRQGAGRLLLSAAEDFARKAGCRLVTVKTLAPRGKQEPQYDATRAFYDRNGFIRAEVFPTLWHEDHPCLMLVKPLADGD; via the coding sequence ATGTCGGAACTGTCCGACTGGTTTACGGAACCCGCCGTGATTGATGCCTGCGCTGCAGCGGCCGAGACCTTGGCGATGTTCGGCTGCCTTGACGGTGACACTGTGGCCGGATTTGTCATGCTGAAACCGCATCTGCCCGATGCCGTGGAAATCGTGGCGATCGGTACCCGCCGGGCCTATCATCGCCAAGGCGCAGGCAGGCTGCTGTTGTCAGCGGCGGAGGATTTTGCCCGCAAAGCCGGTTGCCGACTGGTCACGGTCAAGACCCTGGCGCCGCGCGGCAAACAGGAACCGCAATACGATGCCACGCGCGCCTTCTACGACCGGAATGGATTTATTCGTGCCGAAGTGTTTCCCACTTTGTGGCACGAGGATCATCCGTGTCTGATGCTTGTGAAGCCTTTGGCAGACGGGGATTAG